Sequence from the Chelonoidis abingdonii isolate Lonesome George chromosome 1, CheloAbing_2.0, whole genome shotgun sequence genome:
CAACCTTTACTCTTACACCATGAAGTTTTTCATAtgaatgatttctttttaaagtttgaagTGTCCCTCTaagtcaggggtctcaaacacgtggcccgtGAGGTTATTTTCTGTGGCTAGCAAGCTCCTTGCGGCCTCCCTGTCTCCCTCAgcatttacctagagcggctctggCCCGATGTCCACCAGGAGGAGggcaggctcccttcctgccTTGCCCCCACACCGCTCCGGGAAGCAGACGGAACCTGGAGAAGGAGAGGGGGTATGTGTTGATattgcttcaggcaccacccccagcagctcccattggctgtggttccccattcccggccaatgggagatgctgggggcggtacctgaagcaacagcaacacacacacaccctgtgcccctgctcccccaggttccagctgcttcctggagcggcacaggggcagggctggcagccaaACCCACTGacctgagccccttgccacaccctgcaccccaacccactgccctgagcccgcgctgcaccccgaccccctgccataccctgcaacctgagcccctgccgagcccccttctgcacccgaaccccttctgcaccccagcctccttccctgagccacttactgcacccctcctgcactctgatcccctgccctgactccctgccacacctctcacccctcctgcaccccacacctcaacccactgccctgagcccctgccacccccctcctgcaccctgactccctgccacacccctcacccctccggCACCCCACACTCCACCctaccccacatccctcctgtgccccctgggggcagggagggggcggagttggggtggggatttcagggaagggtttggaatgggggcagggaaggggtgggaagaggcggggcgtcatggaagggtggagtgggggcagggccgagggCAGTTgcggggaggtgtcagtaatgcggccctcgagccaatgtactagtcctcatgtggcccttgtggtcattcgagtttgagacccctgctctaagtcATGAGGCAATGTATTAAATAGGACTGTTAGGTAAAACAGTAGTGTTtacacactggttaacaagataTTTTTGTGCAAAATATTAACAGAATACAGGGATGGGCTGTACAGATGCACACAATAAGTTCTGTTCACAACCTAATCAAGGTGCAAAATATTATGTTAGGatcttgattttttattttaaatgtaaaaacatcTCTGCTTAACTTAGACAGTGTTTGTATATTTTATGATTTAGCAGTTAAATGAATTTTACTCCACAATTCAGGGTGTActttttgggggatggggaagggggaaaagaacaCATCCACAGCTGCTTGCCCCTTTCCCACTTGTAGCTAAGAGAGAACACACTGTCCTCAAGGATTTCAGCACTGCAGTTCAGTTGCAGGCTACAGCTTCTAACAAAGACTGCACTTCTTACCAATGTATTGTTTCATTTTCCCCTCCCATCACACATCAGCATACATTCCATTGATCAAGTAGTCTAGCCTATTATAACGTCTTCTTCTAAGAGATTGAGACATTCTTCTGCCTATTAGCGCAATAACTAACAGTAAAAACACTATCCCAAAAAGTAAAGCTGCTGCGAGACCACTTTTGTCACCAGACTGAGGGGCATGCTTGCTTTTCGGAACATCATCTAGGTAGGCTTCTGAATCACGCTGCCTATTATCCTGGTGCATATTTTGAAAAGGAGCCGAGGAATCCTTACTAAGCAAAGCAACAACTGACAAAGAAAAGAGGCCGATGCTGCTAGTACTGTCTGTAGAGGTGGCTATTGGTTTGATAGTGGTGGCAGATGTTCTTAGCCTTGCAAATTCTGTAGCAGTTCTGGAATTCAGGCTCATGTGGTTAGTTGTGGTAAAAGCATTGCTGGTAGGAATCTGAGTGCTAGTGGTCGTGTTTTTGAGTGCAGCGCTACTGATAGTGGTAGGAAGCATGGCAGAtggtggtggagtggaggtgcTAAACTGAGACGTTCGAGCAGCCCTTGTAGGCAATAGcttggttattttttgttttgggaaaGAATCTAAGGTCTCAGGATGTTTTTTCTCTTGGTCTTCAGAAAACTGTGTGTGCAATTCAATCTTATCTAAATGTTCTTCTATATGGTCAATGAGTTCAGACATCTGAGAAGTAATAGATTTCTGCAAAGCAACCGTATGATTCAGGTGACCTGTCTGATTAGGAAGGTCAAAGCGAGCTGCTTGTGAAGAAAGAGAGTTTCCATTTGAGTCGTAATTTGCAAGCTGTGAGTCCAGAATCTGTATAcctaaaaatagaaagaaaatatataaattaattatTCAATCCACTTTAGCAATCAAATGCTTCCTCTGCTTACTGCTTCTTCTGAATCCAACAGAGAATCACAAAAGGGGCCCACCCCGAAAAGAAACAACTAAACTGCCTGGAGTATCATgattttctcctctttttaaaaaaatcactaaagtGTTTGGCAATAGGCATGTTAAAATTACAGTTGTCATAGCACAAATTGATACTCCATCTCCAAAGCCTAAAAGTATCAGGCCAGATTCTTCACAGTCTTACACCTTATGTAAGCATTTATCTCTGTGCAAAGAAATCATTTGATTTGGCAGTGTTCTGCCCTCACATtgcacatgtttaaatgcttATACAGAGGTGcaaagcagtgaagaatcaggccagTCATCCTCAAAACATTCTTAGTCTCTGCCAACCTGAGAAGCAGAAGTTACCAAGTCACACTTGTATTTGTCAGTTTTGCATatatctatctaaggtacttataaATTCCCTGTTGCTGCAGAATTTGGGTGCCTCATTCTTTTAATGTTATTATCCTCACAATGTAATTATCgagtgaggtagggaagtaccattattttcattttacacaGGCAcaaaaaggttaagtgacttgcaaaaagtctcacaggaagtctgtggaggaGCATGAACTTAAGCCATCATGAGGGGAAATGGATGAAGAGTTGTTAGAAGTGAGGAAGGGCAGGGTCCATCATAAGTAGCTGACTAAAATGTTCACCCTTTCCTCTGAAGTTAAATGGAATCAGTTTCTAAGCAGCACAGTGCATTGTAGCTCTGTCAAAGCTATTAACTGGAGTCTGATAGCAAAATATGCACAGTTTGGCATGATAAAAGCTGCCTACAAACTCACACTATTGACAAAGGTTCCATTATGTTAAGATACTGTATATAGATCttatacaaaaaaagaaaacaaaacaaaacaaaaataaaacaaaaaaaccctaacacTTTGGGTAATAGTTCTTGGGAAGACTGACTAACTGGCACAGCTCCTTTGTCCACATTATCATCATCCCATAGCCAGTTGGATTTACCATTGGGTGTAGTGATTCACCCTTATTCACTGTATTACCTCTAAGTACTGGAGAGTTAACCATATAATGAAATTCCTAAGCAAACAAGAAACCACACACCCAACACTTAGATAACCTAGAATTAATAGTGAAAGAATCTGACATGTCCTTCAATTGAAAAATCTCTAAGAAATGGATTTTCTCTCTGAGAAAAGTTAAGTGATAAGAAGACCATGTTAAGGTTCCACTTTACAAGATCACCATATCATTACAATATGCAAATATTTGGGTGACCTTCATTGAATAACTTTAATTTTCCCCTGCCACCTGACAGCAGCCAGAAACTAAGATAAGCAAGTTGACTCACAGGTTTACCTCATCGGTGATTACCCTAGTGTCCCTAATGTAAAACGACATGAAGGATGTACACTCTTGCTTCCCTCAGAATTTTCCCcaatatatcttgattttgacCAGCAACATCTCTGCTCTTAAGAGTAAAATTGTGCAATACACACAAAATAGGTACCAGACTGAGATCACCTGAGATATAAGTCAGGATCTGACCTGAAGCTAGTGCACTAACCTCATGTACTATTCCCCCTTCCTTAGCAACAGGTCTTTGCAAGAGAACAGACAAGAAGAAGACTAGAAACTGAATATATGGAGAATTTAGAAGGAGAGTACGCTGTTAAGTAGTTTGCACTCTGATTTCATCTGCCTTAAAGTTGATATAATTAGATACATACAagatgtttgaaaaaaaaaaagtagtggatttaaaatatacaaaacacaTTCATGGTTTCTTCTGTCTCAACTGGAAGCCCCTTTATCCAGGGTGCTGGGCTAACTTCCATTATATTGGGTCATGAGGAAGTAAAAAATCTTCACAGTTAATTCAATTAATTGAAATGGAAAGACCACCCACCCCAGCTGCTGTCCTACAAGTTGGGAAATATATTTTAGGTTTCTAGAAGGGACATTAAGCAGCACAGAGCAAAAAAACAGTTATGTTGTAAACTGGAATGcaataacttttaaaagaaatttccatttaaaaccGTAACCAGAATGGGAAAGATCCTTGTCATTATATGCCAGTTTGTTACCACAAGGCCTTTTCACAATCTATCCAACagacagcaaaaaacaaacaaaaaaacaacaacaaccaaataGAGTCTTCCAAGAACAAGTTATTGATTTTTCTGCAAGTTTTACTCAGTAGTTAGAAAGGGAAATCTACATgatttgatattttattatttaatgtgcACCACAAACTCAAAGGTCAAaatctagatcagggatcggcaacctttcaaaagcagtatgccgagtcttcatttattcactctgatttaaggttttgcgtgtcattaatacattttaacatttttagaaggtctctttctataagtctataatatataactaaactattcttgtatgtaaagtaaataaggtctttaaaatgtttaagaagcttcatttaaaattaaattaaaatgcagagccccctggaccagtggccaggacccgggcagcttgagtgccactgaaaatcagcttgcgttccgccttcagcacccgtgccataggttgcctacgcctgATCTAGATGATCAAAATCCCAACAGTTCCTCAGTTCCTACTGCATTACCTCTGAGATAAGGAATTTGCCCAACAATACAGCAGATGTGGTCAGCTAAACCACCATTCCTTTCTCATTTTAAACAAAGGAGTGTGGGACTGAACCCCACTTGTAGAAGCCATGCTCTTAGACAAGTACCCAAAGTAGAGCAATGATGTAGATTACCAAATTCACTCCCTCAAATAACAGTCAGAaaactgcagtgtgtgtgtaatGTATGCTGTGGGAAACAGTTTGGTTGGGGGACAAAGAAGGATCTCATCACCCTACATGAATCTTCCCACCTTCTTCCACAAAGCCAACCGATGTCCCTGAACACTCATGGATGTACCATCAGAAAGCAGACAGTTATTGCAGCCAGAGTCTGACTAATCGCACTCTGCATttttgaggttaaaaaaaaaagtcagctttatttcctcattttcattttagattgtaagctcccagctgcagggacCTTGTCTTCTTAAGAAATTGTCAAGTGCTAGGCACACTAGTGGCATTATAATAGAATAGATAATCTTGCTATTGAAGGAAGAGAGATAAAGCAGTACCCAAAccactatttaaaaaatataaaagaagagTATTCTAAAGGACCATTCTCAAATAGTCCATATGCTAAATTACCTTGGAGGTCATCTCCTAGAGGCCATCCACTCTAAAAGGAGATGTCTAATAGGATTCTATGGGTATTCTCAGTAGATATCCACCAATATCACAGTTGGTTATTTGTATGGAGAATGTTGTCTATGTTCCAAAAGAGAGTGTGAGAGACAGAGCAGAAACCCTACGTAGTTTTTCAGCAATAGCTTCTGTggctggaaacagaagataaaaaTCTCCTGAATCACAAATTGGTTCTGTGGTGGTTGAGCTGGAAAAATCAAGTTTGCACTGAATAAAACTGCTCCAATATTTGAGTATTTTTCTTTATCACTAATAACTGTAACCTTGTGCACATTTctatctgaaaaaaacaaacttaaaaagtTTGTCACAAGAAGTGGGCTAGGCTTCTTGGTAACTACCTTTGAAAAGCTTATCAGCAATGTAGGCTTAAGGTAAACAAGCTCACACACATCATTTCCATAATTCAATATGGACAGGAGCCAGAAAAACAGCACAATTGAAAACAATGAATATAACTCAGCAATTGCACTTTGGCAGATCAAGAGCCTGCACAGTCACATGTTCTCTTCCCTCTTTCAATCCTCTACATACTCCTGAGGGAGAAAAGAGTGGGAGACGTGTGATAAAAGTTAGATAATAAATTAATTACTTTGACTCTTCTGTTTTTGCACCCTAAGAGTTTAAGCCATTTGTTCCTTCCCCCTGCCTTGGTTTCCTGATGTTATCACAGCAAATGTACCCTAACAATTTCTGAAAAAGTTATGCGGATGACCCTGCTAGACAGCATGCTTTCCCTCACCAACCAATTCCTTCCCAGGAGAAAGTTACCTCTTCAGTAAGCTCAGCCTTTGGGAAatatctgagagagagaggaaaaactccagtatattaaaaaaaaccttgtgTTCTCTGCAAACTGAGCCATACTGAAACCACCACATCAACTCCCTTGCCGGAGGACAGTCTAATTGTCAATGTGTTATTTGAAGAGTACAGTCAGATAAGGTGCCAGTGTAGAAGTAtattttgagagacaaggtgtgtgaggtatcTTTTAATGGATCAAATTCTGTCAGTGGAAGAaccaagctttcgagctacacagagctcttcttcattacctcagccaccttgtctctctaatatgctgcaactgacatggctaccactacactgcaaaatatattttggtaAGCTTGCTACATCTTAATAGCTGACCTTAGTACAGCTAATGTATTAGCACCAAAAAGTGCACAGCACATTGGAGATGACAAGAAATTCCTGAGTTCTAAGACTTCTCTAAACCTTGCTACTGACATGTAGTttggccttgggtaagtcactttgcATTTCTGCTTCAGCTTCTCTATCTGAAAAAAGAGGATTATTACTACTTTTGTTTACTTACTAATCTTGCAGAGATGTTATGAAgattaatatttgtacagtgctttctATAACTAGGTATTTATATGCCCCTCAGCCACCACAATATGATCCCCTCAAACATGTAAAGTGCTACAAGGGTGCTAAATTTCTATTGCTTCCAGTAATACTCAATATACCCATAGAGAATTTCTCCCAAACACACAGAATGTGTCAAAATGGAAGAAACTTTTTAAGCGTACACAAACTGTATTATTTAGCAATAAATCCCTGGTttaaagagcttccagtctaaacaAAAAGCGTACGTATGAAAGATTAGAGAGGAGATATAATTTCCTGACACATTAATATTAACTGTGTCTCACATTGTCATGGTATGACAGGGtgggcttgttttgtttttttaaagaggaaaagaaTATAAAAGATTTTGAAGTTTAACAAAGGGTGGGGGCAATCAGGATGCATCATCGGAGATGCCAGTCCACATGAGAAGCCAGGTCCATAAAGAAAAAAGGGGGTATAAGGTGCACAAAACTATAACTCCCATGAAGCACTATGGTagcttttccaaaatgaaattttcagttttcagctgatCATTTTCCGTTTTACATTTTTTGCTGATAAATCAAAACttttctgaccaactctaatGCAACACACATCTGTAAGACACATGAGTATAAACAAAGTCAATGATCAGTTGATTTTAGTATTGTTTACCTCTATTTATTCTGTAGCTGACGAGTCCTTTTGCTGGTTTCATTGGACAAGCTTCCTTACTAGGGCAGTAAAACAGGTAGCAGTTTGGATGCTTGCTTATCCCTCGAGCATTAAAAATCATCAAATTACATTGCCTGTCTCCTAAAAAAggataatatattatatattttggcAACAAGAAGTGTTGTATCTGCCTCTTTTATGGCAATAAGCTCTGCTTAGCTTAACTAAAATCCTCCAGATCAGTATGAAGGGAAAAGAATGAATATATCACATTCTGCAGGAAATAATATAGTTATGGggattaataaatatatataactaGATACCTACAAGCTAAAAGGCAATCTGCAAGATGTTGCCCCTCCTTCTACGTGTCAACCAGGTCTAACAGAAATAGTAGGATAAGCCTCCCCACACCCACCTGCTGGGATTCCTACCAAGGTGCTGCTGCCCTCATATCAGATCTTGGGACACCATTTTTCATATGAGTCTTTGGCTCAAAGGCATCCAATAAATTTGAAAAACCACTAATTTCTTTGAATGACTGAGAGTTTTCACCATCCCCACAGCCTCCTGACTGTTTCTGCTGTTTGATTCACCGTTAACACTGCGATGCTGCTATCTGCAGCTACAGTTCATTCTGCTTCTAAGGGCTTGATGGAAAGCAAAGTTCCCAGAAGAGTGTAAGCATTTTATTTGTAGCTACTCAAATGTAACATAAAACAATCCATTGCTTCTTTTTATTCTGTCTACTGGACTCACAAAGTTATAGCATCTACGTCTTGGAGTGCATGGTGAGGGCGAGGGGGAAGGGCTTAAAACCATTGGGCATGCCTAGCATTCAAGATACATGCAATAATTGTTCAGACTAATACACATTACTAGGACTTAATCACTAAGTTCTCATTTCATTGGCTAATAGGTTAAGCAAAACAGACCAATATTCACAATATCTTTGTTAGTCTTGGTTTGAAAGGAGAGAAATATTCACATTCAGTgctgaaagaagaaagaaaatgcagaatGTCTTGGTTCTTCCCCTTTGAGGGCTTACACCAGCTCATCTTATCCCATTACAAACATGTCATAAGCAATGATAGAGCAGAACAGAAATCAAGGGAATATAAGTTTACctgatatgtttttttttaagcagcaaaCATTAATACAAGCTTCCTGAGTTGGTGTGTATATTGGCTCGGTCCCTCTGATGccttttgagagagagagcatcATATCAATTACAACATTTTCCATCTTCTCTAGAGAGCAATCTTGACTTAGGGATGGCCTAGGTATAATGTAACAACACATCATTAGGAATGTGCAAGTAAACCACCAAGTTATGCTGATGGACATTTTTACTTAGGTGCCGCCTTCTTGAGACAGAAACAATGATGAACTTCTTGGTGTTTAACTTCAAGATAATCTCATTTTAAGAAGAATGCATATCTGTGGGGAAAAACAAGGAAAGGCTCCTTTTAGTCAAAGTGAAGTTTTCAACAACTTTTAAGAGCCTTTTGTACAAGTAGCAAAtgtagtgattttttaaaaagtttatattaCATACTTGATGCAAAGTTACTTACTTCTCAACATATATGGCATCCAACTAAAAACACTGCTACACTTTTCAAATGAAAAAGGGTGGTGAATACAGCACACAAGAATCAATCTgagtatttatatggcccctatCATCATAATATCtgagtggctctcaatctttaaGGTATTTTCATTACATATCTATAAGGTAGGAAACtgctattacccccattttacagaagggaaatggaggcagagaaggcATAAGGGACTTGTccacatcacacaggaagtcaccATCAGCCCTGTACATACATATTGGAATCCTTTTCCCTACTTTTTCAACCAAGATGCTCAAGGACATAAAAATGGCAACAAAGGGGGATCAGTGCAAACACTGGAAACAGGTGATTTGAGGGATTACTATTGAGAGACTCAGCCCCCCTTACATAACCATGTTCCAGAGGATAAATAGAGTAAAAATGGTTACATAGATTCATAATttccaaggcctgaagggaccactgtgatcatgtaatctgacatcctgtataacacaagccacaaaacttccctaaaataattcctagaatgtcttttcaaaaaaatccagtcttgattttaaaatggtcagtgatggagaatccaccacgactcttggtaagttgttccaatggttaattactcattattaaaaatgtatgccttgtttccattctgaatttctTTAGGCTCAGCTTCCAGCCAtcggattgtgttataccttttatCTTCTGGATtaaagagtccattattaaatatttgtttcccatgtaggtccttacagactgtaatcaagtcacaccttaactttttctttgttaaGGTAAATAGACTTGAGCTCTGCGTGTCTATCAttacaaggcaggttttctaatcctttaatcattttcatggctcttctctgaaccctttccgaTTTATCAAgatcttcttgaattgtggacactagaactagacacagtattctagcaatGGTTGTGCCAGCATCAAATATAGCGGGAAAACAACCTCTCTACTGTTACTCAAGATTCCCGTTTATGTGTTCAAGGATTGCATTAGACCTTTTGGCCATGGCATCATACacggagctcatattcagctgaatATCCACCACAACCTCACTGGCAGTTTTGTCAAGCAAAATAGTGGTTTCAGTAACTTTTTAAATGGATATGCATCCACAACACAAAAAGTACCACCAAATCTAGCAGTGCTGCTGGTACTCTCAGTAGTCTGGCTAAGATTTGAATAGATCATGGAGACTAAATGACCTCCAGGTCCCATGGGCAGGACAGCACAAAAGAAGCTTGTAATGTTACTGACTGTGCTGTATCTTTCTAGTAATTAGAAGGATACAGATCTCAGTATACTTAAGTCTTATACCTTaagactgaaggatagctaatgtgacgccaatttttaaaaaaaggctccagaggcgaccccagcaattacaggctaattagcctaacttcagtactgggcaaactggttgaaactacagtaaagaacagaattgtcagacacatagatgaacatgatttgttggggaagattTAACCTAGTTTTTGCAAGGGGacatcatgcctcatcaatctactacaATTCTTTGAGGACAAGGGTgagccagtggatatagtgtcttagattttcagaaagcctttgacaaggtcagaGCCGTCCTGTCCATAGGAGGGACCAGGGCAACTGCCACGGGCCCTGAgctttggggcggggggagcagggcgGCCCAGGGGCCTAATGGGGGGCCTGGCGCCGGCAGCAGGGACCAGGCCCATGCTCCGCACTCACTGGCCCAggtgtttatttctttttcttgctcaCAGCTCCCCCAAGCTCAGGCTCAGTCTCTGCAGCAGCGAGCAACCTGGCCTCAgcccactctgccagctcccagcgtCACCAGCTGCcgctgggtcctagtgcccccccaATCctagtgccagggcaggctgaccctgccccttcccttccgCCTTGGacggacccttcccttttccggcaGGACCCTCACCAACACAGGGGGCCCCCTAGCACAGGTGTGTGCCAGCCAGTAATCTCCCTCGTCCATCGCCCAGCACTGGTGTCCCCTAGAGCACCCCCCCTCCACTgctctttttccctctcccagcgctgtgtGGGGTCCTCCAATGCCACCTCCAGGCTAGGGCTACCCCCCTGCCTCAGGGTCCTCCTTGCCTTTAAGCTCTCCAGCCTTAGGATCCCCCTCCCTGCAGTACTAGGACCTGGGGTCCCACAACTCTGCTCTCTCCATCATCCCTCAGGACTGGGGTCCTCCATCCATCTGTttttccacctcccctccccctcccagccccagagaaaacagatcttagAGCCCCT
This genomic interval carries:
- the MANSC1 gene encoding MANSC domain-containing protein 1; its protein translation is MSISITWWFTCTFLMMCCYIIPRPSLSQDCSLEKMENVVIDMMLSLSKGIRGTEPIYTPTQEACINVCCLKKNISGDRQCNLMIFNARGISKHPNCYLFYCPSKEACPMKPAKGLVSYRINRGIQILDSQLANYDSNGNSLSSQAARFDLPNQTGHLNHTVALQKSITSQMSELIDHIEEHLDKIELHTQFSEDQEKKHPETLDSFPKQKITKLLPTRAARTSQFSTSTPPPSAMLPTTISSAALKNTTTSTQIPTSNAFTTTNHMSLNSRTATEFARLRTSATTIKPIATSTDSTSSIGLFSLSVVALLSKDSSAPFQNMHQDNRQRDSEAYLDDVPKSKHAPQSGDKSGLAAALLFGIVFLLLVIALIGRRMSQSLRRRRYNRLDYLINGMYADV